A stretch of the Bombina bombina isolate aBomBom1 unplaced genomic scaffold, aBomBom1.pri scaffold_573, whole genome shotgun sequence genome encodes the following:
- the LOC128644012 gene encoding receptor of activated protein C kinase 1: MTEQMTLRGTLKGHNGWVTQIATTPQFPDMILSSSRDKTVIMWKLTRDETNYGVPQRALRGHSHFVSDVVISSDGQFALSGSWDGTLRLWDLTTGTTTRRFVGHTKDVLSVAFSADNRQIVSGSRDKTIKLWNTLGVCKYTVQEESHSEWVSCVRFSPNSSNPIIVSCGWDKMVKVWNLANCKLKTNHIGHSGYLNTVTVSPDGSLCASGGKDGQAMLWDLNEGKHLYTLDSGDVINALCFSPNRYWLCAATGPSIKIWDLEGKIIVDELKQEVISTSSKAEPPQCTSLAWSADGQTLFAGYTDNLIRVWQVTIGTR; encoded by the exons ATGACGGAGCAGATGACCCTCCGGGGGACCCTTAAAGGCCATAATGGCTGGGTCACACAGATAGCTACCACTCCGCAATTCCCAGATATGATCCTCAGTTCTTCCCGGG ATAAAACAGTCATTATGTGGAAACTGACACGTGATGAGACAAACTATGGTGTCCCTCAGCGTGCCCTGCGTGGACACTCCCACTTCGTCAGTGATGTGGTCATTTCATCAGATGGGCAGTTTGCCCTTTCTGGTTCCTGGGATGGCACTCTGCGTCTGTGGGACCTTACTAC TGGCACCACAACACGGCGCTTTGTTGGTCACACCAAGGATGTCCTGAGCGTAGCTTTCTCTGCTGACAACCGACAGATCGTGTCTGGATCCCGTGACAAGACCATCAAACTATGGAACACACTGGGAGTGTGCAAATACACAGTGCAG GAAGAATCTCACTCAGAGTGGGTGTCATGTGTCCGATTCTCCCCAAACAGCAGCAATCCAATCATTGTATCTTGTGGCTGGGACAAGATGGTGAAG GTCTGGAATTTGGCTAACTGCAAACTGAAGACAAACCACATCGGGCACAGCGGCTACCTGAACACTGTGACAGTGTCCCCTGATGGATCACTGTGCGCATCTGGTGGCAAG GATGGACAAGCCATGCTCTGGGATTTAAATGAGGGAAAGCACCTGTACACCCTGGACAGCGGAGATGTCATCAATGCTCTGTGCTTCAGCCCCAACCGCTATTGGCTGTGCGCAGCCACTGGACCCAGCATCAAGATCTGG GATCTGGAGGGAAAAATCATTGTGGATGAACTGAAACAGGAAGTGATCAGCACTAGCAGCAAAGCTGAGCCCCCACAATGCACCTCACTGGCCTGGTCAGCTGATGGACAG aCCCTCTTTGCCGGATACACAGATAACCTGATCAGAGTGTGGCAAGTGACCATTGGTACCCGATAA